AAGTTCTCTGCCTGCTGAGATTTCATAAAAAGGGAAAAATTTGACTTATTACATTGAACCATTAGAAGTTAATTTTATCTATGAGCTGGTGGCATTCTTCCGATGGATGTTGGGACTGCACCAGTAATGCATTCGTGATATTTTCTCAACTTGAAAAAGACTCTCTACTGTGACTTGAGTCTAACAAAACCGAGCCGTTGTGTACGTAATGAAGTCTACacggaacttttttatttttcactggGTTATCCTACACAAACTCGTTCGTTTGATTTCCAACAATTGACATTGTCATTCTAgtcaaattttttgtacaacTCGTGCTTTGtgctataaaatttttgttcagAAAATAGCTCATAAAAATTGATTGTGAAATTGTAAATCTACTTTAACTAAACTTCCGCTTCTCTCGTGTGCTCAAGAGCTGCACTTCTCTCTGAGCCATGCAACAGACAGCGTCTGGCAGCGAAAAAACCATGGGCGACATACAGCTTTGCGCCAACACTGTCGTGGACAAAGCCATCAACGACGCGATCGCTTGGATAGTGTCCGATCCTGCAGAGAAGTTCCTCTACAAGTATCCGCGGGAGTGCGAGGTACAAGCAAACAATCGTTTGAAGCTTACACCAGCTGTCACTGAAAGCGCTTCCACTTCGGCGAAGGAGCGGCAGAGCTGTATACGCGCTGTTACCGAAACCAATGCGAATAAGCGCATTGATTGGTTCCGCATTGACGAGTTCTCACTGCATCAGTTGGTCCAGCTGGTCCACGACTACCTGAGCATGTGGCGCCTCACGCCTAACACAAAGTATCAGGTGCATTTGGAAAAGGATGCGGTGAGTGAGGTGCCACAGGGCCGCACATATTGTCTAAGTGCGTACTTTTCACGTCACCTGCAACCCGAGCTGGAGCAGCGCAGACCGCTGGCGATGACCAGGGTTAATTTTAAGGTGCACGTATCACGTTTGCTGCCTCAATTCTACCCGATCATGATGACCTATCGCTTTGAGAATTCTAATGCAGACTATTATGCGATTGGCAGACGACGTTTGCGACATTTGGATTTTCAGCGTTTCTTTATAGATATGGCGTTGGAGACGAAGTTGGGCTTTTATGCGCAGATCTTAAAAACGCTCACATTCGGCAACGTGCAGAAGAAAAGCAAAAGCGCAGATAAACATAAGGCGGAGCGGGATCGCGGTAAGGAATTAAAATCGGCAGTCACCACCTTATGCATTTGCGCAGCTGAAGACAGTGAGAATGGACTGACAGAAGGTAACAACGAAAGAGTGAATGAATCAGACTAATGTGAGAGCTTACATAATGACAATCCGTGTTTATCTATGAACTTTTGTGGCTTCGAACTAGCACCTTAGCGAAAATGGCGTGAAAATAAATGGATGGAGGGTGAGCTGACTAGAATGaaacatgaaattaaatttccaatAACTGAGCAGAAGAACGGAAGAGACGAACAAGCGGCTTTTGCATGAGGTATACTCAAAACAAGTTAAGATCTTATATGTACGACATAGACTGGACCTCAAAAGAGACATTACAAAAAGTTTCGATAAGTTTTACGGACCAGTACACCTGGCTTAAcgcaaattgaaatttaaatccaaataaaataaaaaacgtatTCGAAACATCTCAAGCAATACATAACGGTAGTATGGTATTCTAGCACGAGTAAGTTAATTGGGAGCAACTAAATGCTTTATATAAGTTGTATAAGGGGTTCGGTATTTCCGTTGTTATATATTTCCATGGTTTCGGTAAAGTTCTAGTTATTGCAGTAAATGTAACGTTCTCGTCGATTTTTTTGTTCTACACTGTTTAATCTTTGAGCTGCCGGTTCGGCTGGCATAGAACCCAGCTTCGATTTTTTTCCATCGGACAGTAGTATATAGAGTTTGAAAAGCGGAAGGTGGCCTTTGCACGTCCTCCAAGTTGGTTGTACTTccaaaattagttttaattatggaatttttataaaatttaacgttttaaaattaaaatattatgtcGCTTTGTGCCGCGAGGTGGCAATGACCGAACCATGGATCACAAAAAAAACTAAGTACAGAATCTATAGAAAGCATTTCGGTTTAAGGTCACATACTCGCACACGCATTTGAATTTGTGAAGTGATTTGCGTATGAGTTTTTCTTTGTATTTGCACCAACTGTTGCTGCCAGCAACCAACTACTAAAAAGTGCACCAAATGGCCTTTTGAATATGAAAGAAATAGGAGTGAGAAGCAAGTGGAGTTCaggagaaaaaaattcaaacaaaaactactaaaaatgcacAATGCGagcgaaaaaaaagaaagaatcaTATAAAATTCAGCAACGCCACCGAAAGGCGAACGCCAAAGCAGTCAAAGCAGCCATCGAGGCAGCTATGGTGACCATTGCCATAGATACGGCCACAGCTCTGCAGGCTTGTGGCAAGGCGCCGCCACTAAAGCAACGTTTTAGCCGTCGCTCAACGATATTTTAATGGTCAAATCGGCCACTGAAGCGTACTTGCTTGGGCTCGTAAATATGCGCGCGAGTGCACATAAAAAATTGGAACTTGggatttttgcaaaaaaaaattaagtagaaaTAGAAGTAGTAAGGGAAGCGAAAGAGTGTTGGAATATGTTATtgctaaaaaattaatgctttgggAAAAGTAATATCAGGTGAAGAGTAACAAATATGGAAAATTATGTGCGAAGAGATTTTTGAAATGCAAAGAAAGCGAGTTAAACGCTATAGCAACATTTAGCCAAGACACACATTTGTGGATTACTATTGATTTCGTGTGATAATAATGGTTTGATATGTAGTCAAGACGCACACCGCTGTTTTACGCCATGCTCACATTTTTCTCTTAGAATATTTATGATTGATGGTAGTCAACAAGTATCATGGCCATAAAAGTGTAGTTTCTCTTTAAACTGCATAAGATATTTAGCTTAGGTCTTAAAATGATTTCACGCTGACTTTTAGAGAGTAAAAGAAAGGCGCTCAAAAGACACTGATGTTTTAAAAGCGGAAGTGGAAAACATGTTTAATAACTCACGACATTTTTgcaaaatctaagaaatataGACTTAAATTTTTTCCTAATCAAACTCTTTCACTTCTGCTGTAGTGCAGAGTGTTTCAAATTGCAGTAAAGACATGTTTGAGACTACAAGAGGagacaaatatgtatgtacataaacatcTCACTGAATTTATCCATGGCGCAAACCATCAATTCACGCACTTACATTCACTCGCTTCGCAATCACATTCCAAGCGTATTTAAGTCCTCAGTATTAAGTGTGATGTGTAATGATTTTAGAGTTAtcatgcagttgttgttgtcaatAGACATGTGCCCCTTCCTCTTAATGCTTTTCTTTAACTGATTGCTGTCTGTGCTAAGCACTGAATTAAATTTAAGCTGATCATAAAAGTGATTTTTATAACACCATAAAAAAAGCGAACTGCGCGATGcgggaaaaaatttcaactcacATCGCTGGCAAGAAAGAGGGGGAAAAACgacaaataaagaaaatatatgagaaaagatacgaataataacaataaatgagGTAAAATTGCTTGTAAAAGTCATTGGAAATTATATGAGCCACAACGGTAATGCTTTTCCGCGCGGAatgccaaaaaaattacataaagtCGTGCAGGTgttcaaatatttatgtgtctGTGCACTTACCTTTTTAAAGCACGTAGAGACAGTGTATGCAATGTAGAGAATCTgcgaaagaagaaaaaaagtggaattaataaaaaaaatactacaatttGGTGATGCGATATTCTAGTGAACATTTGagaaacacatatatgtatattaaaactaAATGCCAAAAGGTGCTTTCTATCTGCTTTTCAACTCATAGCGGAATCGCTTAAACCCTATAGGTCTCGAAACCCTCAGCTCGTGCGCTAACGCAAGATGCTTTTGGCCCAAGATTGATCGCAAGAGATCAAGTGAAGGTTTCTAACAGATCATTGCTCTAAGGTTTAGAATCTTACGGAACGCCATCTGCAGAAGCTGTTTGGAAAAAGACAAGGTGAAAACATCTCAGCACTTCCTTTTTGATTGTCCTGCGTTTTCGAGCTTAAGACTCAAACACTTGGGAGCTCACAATTTCAGATATCCCACCGAACTGGTGGGAATCGTAAGTAAATGCCTGAGCTAATTTTTATCGGCCACAAAGCGTTTTGCTGACTAATAAGCACGAATAATAggagttttatttttatggcaTCACAAAGGAGTGGAACAGTAATCAAACTTAACGTAGCCTAACCTAAACCACAGGACTACTTCCAGATAACAAATAGTTAAGAATCTCACTCTTCCCGAGAACAGATGAATATCTGCTTTAATTCTGGAATGGTGTGATGTGGTGACATGCCTTATTACAGATGTACTACAAAAGCCACATCCGAGCGGGCGAAATCTCTAGGCAGGCAACTGCTCATGAATAAGGCTGACAGACCTAAGCTTCTATACTGAAGTGGTTCGAAGCCATAGCTATAGGCGCCCCAGCAATTTTAGAGTCATATTCGGCAAAGTTTCTCTTATAATGGATATCTGTGTTTGAGCGGCAAGTAGCACACAGCTTTACAGTTGCTGCAGTAGGGCGAATTCACTTGACAATTACGGCCAGAACAGCATATTCATACAAATTCTGCACACAAAAAACATGTCTTTACTATTACCCTTCCCTTGTTGTAATGAGTGCTTAGCGCCGCTTTGCAGGGCTCAACGCAGAAGATTAGCGCTGCAAGAATGCAATGAAAGCACACTGTATGTAATTAGATACTTCTTGCATAgagccacacatacatatagctaTAGATTGTCATATGTGTGCAGTCGATGTGAAAACGCTTAGAGCGCGCTTGATTAAGATTGAATGCCTCAAAGAGTAAATCGCGCGCAATTAAACCAAAATGAACTGATTGACTGGCGGCTAGAAGCGTACGAGCTTACAATAGTCGGTATGTAATAATTGCAGCGCTATGCTACTTATGTACCgatgaatatgtgtgtgtgtgtgtgtgagtcaaCCCATTGATAGCTTGGCTCATTCACACTCACTTAAGTCATTGATTGCCAGCGCACGTCGCCGCCAAAGACAAGTAAGCATTTAATTTCACGTTTTCGCTGCGAACACAAATGGCGTATGTGTGCTTGCGCGAAGACGGCGAACCCTACGTGCGAGCACACATACCGACATAACGACATATATAGGGAGTACGTGCGAAGCTGAACGAGAAATCTAAGCGTAATTATTAATGCtgaactttaatttaaattcaaacaaCGCAAATCGCATTCAATTTCTCAATCCTTTCACGacgcaggcacacacacacacacattcgcacATACACATGCGTATGCAGGCGCTCGCATATGCCCGTTGGCATGTATTAGTTTGccattaaatttgcaatttcgaaATTGCAATGCAGAAGCAGCGGTgcatttgataaataaataaataaatgaatgagtCTGTGTGGCTTAGCAAATGGCattagaaatagaaataaataagattGGGTAAAGCCAATGCATGCGTGTATGCAAATAGGCAcgtatgtgtgcgtgcatgtgtgAACTGTTTGCTGGTGTAAaatcctttttatttatttatagcggTGCTTTGGAAATCGTAGAAATTGAAAGGATACGCACGTGCGAATGGCGACGTGACGCAAGTAATTGTACCGTTATAGTGCCTAGCGCTGCTGCTGCGACCCTATACAGCATACAGCTTGTCTTCCACGAGGCACGCTATGTATGATTTACGCATACTTAAGTGGTggtgcgcctaaatgtatgcatatatttcctAAGACTTATCGTCGTCAGCCAGCAGCGGCCTTGAAATGCGTTTGGCGTAGAGTTTTTAACAATCTTAGCCTCTGAAATTTCCCTACAGGATATTAGAAATGCCTTacgattatttttttgaagctcGAAAGCCTGTGCGAGCAAAAGCAATGCATTggtatcaaaataaataaattttaaggcaTACCTTTAGGCGTTTCAGGAATATACTATGATATTAGTAACGAAATAATTGCTTTTTTAAAGCATATATTTAGgcgttttattaatatattatatttaaacattttgactGAAGTCTAGATGCTCGACTCGtgtttatttttaagcaaatctTTCATTCTATGTAAATGAAGGTACATGTTCGTGCAACTCGGTTCTAGTCAAAACTTGGGTTACATAATTAGCacagaaaatagtttttaaagaaatctctttctaaataaaattgtgttgctctctcatATATGTCgtgattttcagtgaattataatatgaaaaaaaatcgatgactaaaacAAACTGTCCCGGATTTTTGCCGGGACAACTATGGTCACCTAAGATTAGTTGTGCCTTAGTAGCTTATGCTTtacaattcaaacaaaaaatgtaatttaggCTTAAGTTAAAAAGTATTAATCAAAGACTTACGCCACAAAAATATACCGTTATTCATTTTCGAACTCAACGCTTGTGTTTTATACCAAAATCaactatgaaaaataaattaaaatattttgtaatttcgtCTGCAAGTAGAATCAAAATATTCATGCGCAACGTAATTGTTGCGTAAGCATTTAATTACTAACTGCCGCCTAAAAGTATGTTAACCCCAAAAGTGCTTCAAACAAAGTCAGCGCGCTCTCACACGAATAATTATGCAAACAATCGTTGTGCGCCTGTGAGTGTAGCATACATTTCGGATCAGCATTTTAGCGCGCGTTGTGgaaatttcatttttgacattgcGGTTTGCGGTGATGCTTTATGCGCCCGTGGggatgtgtatatatgtgtgtatgtgattgctcaaaagttaaattaaacatCAGCTCATCCATACGCAGCGCTGTGTGTATTATaggatataatatatgtatgtaactatttatggcgaaatttttaattagaaattaaatGACGCTCAttataaaaacaacagcaaagcagTTGACATACTCATTTCAGCATTTCA
The sequence above is drawn from the Bactrocera oleae isolate idBacOlea1 chromosome 5, idBacOlea1, whole genome shotgun sequence genome and encodes:
- the LOC106620833 gene encoding uncharacterized protein, producing the protein MQQTASGSEKTMGDIQLCANTVVDKAINDAIAWIVSDPAEKFLYKYPRECEVQANNRLKLTPAVTESASTSAKERQSCIRAVTETNANKRIDWFRIDEFSLHQLVQLVHDYLSMWRLTPNTKYQVHLEKDAVSEVPQGRTYCLSAYFSRHLQPELEQRRPLAMTRVNFKVHVSRLLPQFYPIMMTYRFENSNADYYAIGRRRLRHLDFQRFFIDMALETKLGFYAQILKTLTFGNVQKKSKSADKHKAERDRGKELKSAVTTLCICAAEDSENGLTEGNNERVNESD